The Betta splendens chromosome 4, fBetSpl5.4, whole genome shotgun sequence genome contains a region encoding:
- the si:ch211-196f5.2 gene encoding uncharacterized protein si:ch211-196f5.2 → MVRVEVDWDIPMSVTMPIQVQPGATDQRFPFLDTTLADLGIEESNVKERVVWVDTKKTQVKNKAGKLKEKETTILEVRVKAKRPGDKQLQEVLYSTEAHTDRSLCRTGMNILPWRCTGEKGLTPVQISMALDMKKQPADRTETQKQRDI, encoded by the exons ATGGTGCGTGTGGAAGTAGACTGGGACATCCCCATGTCGGTGACGATGCCCATCCAGGTGCAGCCTGGAGCCACAGACCAACGCTTCCCCTTCCTGGACACCACACTGGCCGACCTGGGCATCGAGGA GTCAAACGTGAAGGAGAGGGTGGTGTGGGTGGACACCAAGAAGACTCAAGTTAAGAACAAGGCAGGGAagctgaaggagaaagagacCACCATTCTGGAG gTGAGGGTAAAAGCCAAGAGGCCTGGCGataaacagctgcaggaggtcCTGTACAGCACCGAGGCCCACACCGACCGCTCCCTCTGCCGTACTGGAATGAACATCCTGCCGTGGAGATGTACAG gggAGAAGGGCCTGACTCCGGTGCAGATCTCAATGGCACTGGACATGAAAAAGCAGCCGGCTGACCGTACAGAGACTCAGAAACAAAGAGACATCTGA
- the pdcd6 gene encoding programmed cell death protein 6 has product MACHSPYRAPPHINAPPDQGFLWNIFQRVDKDRSGVISDSELQQALSNGTWTPFNPVTVRSIISMFDRENKGGVNFNEFAGVWKYITDWQNIFRTYDRDNSGFIDKIELKQALTGFGYRLSDQFYGTLIEKFDRQRKGQVAFDDFIQCCIVLQRLTDVFRRYDTDQDGWIQVSYEQYLSMVFNIV; this is encoded by the exons ATGGCGTGTCACAGTCCGTACAGAGCTCCCCCGCACATCAACGCTCCTCCGGACCAAGGGTTTTTGTGGAATATCTTCCAGAG GGTTGACAAGGACCGGAGCGGAGTGATATCAGACTCGGAGCTTCAGCAGGCCTTATCAAATG GCACATGGACTCCTTTCAACCCTGTGACAGTTCGCTCCATCATAT CCATGTTTGACAGGGAGAATAAAGGCGGGGTGAACTTCAACGAGTTTGCCGGCGTGTGGAAGTACATCACAGATTGGCAGAACATCTTCAGGACCTATGACAGAGACAACTCTGGCTTCATAGACAAGATCGAGCTCAAGCAGGCACTGACTGGATTTG GCTATCGTTTATCAGACCAGTTCTACGGCACGCTGATAGAGAAGTTTGATCGCCAGAGGAAGGGACAGGTGGCCTTTGATGACTTTATTCAGTGCTGTATTGTACTTCAG AGGTTGACTGATGTGTTCAGGCGGTACGATACAGACCAGGATGGCTGGATTCAGGTTTCATATGAACAGTATCTATCCATGGTCTTCAATATAGTATAA
- the zgc:101569 gene encoding enoyl-CoA hydratase EchA19, giving the protein MALKYIRSFTAILAGVYRCRISGESIKTGFISAKSYSSAAGGEDSETVAGQTVVSERRGAVVTVAINRPEVRNAVNQETARRLLEELKAFDSDPDLNVAVLHGKGGNFCAGYDLKELANHTASLKLEQDVTKGPGPMGPSRLQLSKPLIAAVSGFAVAGGLELALLADLRVVEESAVMGVFCRRFGVPLIDGGTVRLPHLIGLSRALDLILTGRPVGAQEALAYGLANRVVPEGQALQAAVELAEQISAFPQQCLRADRSSAFYSCYDAPSFTQALQREFDGGAPVIQAESVSGATKFTAGAGRRGQF; this is encoded by the exons ATGGCTCTAAAATATATACGGTCGTTTACAGCAATTTTAGCAGGTGTCTATCGATGTAGAATATCGGGAGAGTCGATAAAGACAGGTTTTATTTCAGCTAAATCCTACAGCAGCGCAGCCGGAGGTGAAGACTCGGAAACAG TTGCAGGTCAGACTGTGGTCTCCGAGCGAAGGGGGGCCGTGGTTACTGTGGCGATAAACAGGCCTGAGGTGCGTAATGCGGTGAACCAGGAGACTGCGAGGcgtctgctggaggagctgaaggcctTCGACAGTGACCCAGACTTGAATGTTGCCGTCCTGCATGGGAAAG GAGGGAATTTCTGCGCTGGTTATGATCTAAAAGAGCTGGCCAATCACACGGCCTCCCTCAAATTGGAGCAAGATGTCACCAAGGGTCCGGGACCGATG GGTCCGTCCCGCCTGCAGCTGTCCAAGCCGCTGATAGCGGCGGTCAGCGGCTTCGCTGTGGCCGGAGGGCTGGAGCTGGCTCTGCTGGCGGATCTGAgggtggtggaggagagcgCCGTCATGGGGGTGTTCTGCCGGCGCTTCG GTGTCCCGCTCATCGACGGAGGCACAGTGCGACTCCCTCATCTCATTGGTTTGTCGAGAGCCCTCGACCTGATCCTGACGGGCCGGCCCGTTGGAGCGCAGGAGGCTCTGGCGTACGGACTGGCCAACAGAGTTGTTCCCGAAGGCCAAG CTTTACAGGCTGCAGTGGAGTTAGCGGAGCAGATCAGCGCCTTCCCCCAGCAGTGTCTACGGGCCGACCGCTCCTCGGCCTTCTACAGCTGCTACGACGCTCCCTCCTTCACGCAG GCTTTGCAGCGCGAGTTTGACGGCGGAGCGCCTGTCATCCAAGCGGAGAGCGTTTCCGGGGCAACCAAGTTCACCGCCGGAGCGGGGAGGAGAGGACAATTCTAG